The following are encoded together in the Candidatus Thermoplasmatota archaeon genome:
- a CDS encoding 50S ribosomal protein L37e, translated as MSKGTPSLGKRNSKTHVRCRRCGRHSFHASKRYCAACGFGKSAKRMVRAVSHKAKARRKQSPKVH; from the coding sequence ATGTCCAAGGGTACCCCGTCACTCGGCAAGCGCAACTCCAAGACGCATGTGCGCTGCCGCCGCTGTGGTCGCCACAGCTTCCACGCCTCCAAGCGCTACTGCGCCGCCTGCGGCTTCGGCAAGAGCGCGAAGCGCATGGTGCGCGCGGTGAGCCACAAGGCCAAGGCGCGCCGCAAGCAGTCGCCGAAGGTCCACTAA
- a CDS encoding matrixin family metalloprotease gives MRRLLAALLVFLAWPSAVAESDEPVWPNGAYNPYDRTPIRVWLDEGNLTAKTRTYLDTVREAMAYWENGGNGAIRWNVTFSLSPSLNESDLVVRFDPAATLHCGLEIGVGCGGYGVNRSHRGIVRLALYQEVPPGTAVLEVRHRSYDAMRDTAIHEFGHALGLPHSDDPLDVMYPESDTHRYADSPDSLLPHAEVVKWMGYAVGAVAAIMGALFLVHRIQDNRAQRRIERMLVEAERSMAERPRR, from the coding sequence ATGCGGCGGCTCCTCGCGGCCCTCCTTGTTTTCCTTGCCTGGCCCAGCGCCGTCGCGGAATCCGATGAACCCGTTTGGCCGAATGGCGCTTATAATCCGTATGACCGGACGCCGATCCGGGTTTGGCTCGACGAAGGGAACCTGACCGCGAAGACCCGAACTTACCTCGACACCGTCCGTGAGGCCATGGCCTACTGGGAAAACGGAGGGAACGGCGCGATCCGCTGGAACGTGACGTTCAGTCTGTCGCCGTCACTGAACGAATCTGACCTCGTCGTTCGATTCGATCCCGCCGCAACCCTGCACTGCGGACTCGAAATCGGTGTCGGATGCGGCGGATATGGCGTTAACCGCAGCCATCGCGGAATCGTTCGGCTTGCACTCTACCAAGAAGTGCCGCCTGGCACTGCGGTCCTTGAGGTTCGCCACCGCAGCTATGATGCCATGCGCGACACCGCCATCCACGAGTTCGGCCACGCCCTCGGCCTTCCCCACTCGGACGATCCGTTGGACGTCATGTATCCCGAAAGCGATACCCACCGCTATGCTGATTCTCCGGACTCGCTCCTTCCCCACGCGGAAGTCGTAAAGTGGATGGGTTACGCGGTTGGCGCGGTCGCGGCGATCATGGGCGCGCTGTTCCTCGTGCACAGGATTCAGGACAACCGAGCCCAGCGTCGCATCGAACGCATGCTCGTAGAAGCCGAGCGATCGATGGCTGAACGCCCTCGCCGCTGA
- a CDS encoding DUF3140 domain-containing protein, whose translation MDDGEKKEIRKDFREAVNMSPSDLEAWLQTEESKSVGAKDAPGAESVGHASGRRIIDILRKTKDDYTDDDYAHMRKVVGYVHRHMAQRPEGDVTDTDWRFSLMNWGRDPTG comes from the coding sequence ATGGACGACGGCGAGAAGAAGGAGATCCGGAAGGATTTCCGCGAGGCCGTGAACATGAGCCCGTCGGACCTCGAAGCGTGGCTTCAAACGGAGGAATCGAAAAGCGTGGGCGCGAAGGACGCGCCGGGCGCGGAAAGCGTCGGCCACGCGTCGGGACGCCGCATCATCGACATCCTGCGCAAGACGAAGGACGACTACACGGACGACGACTACGCGCACATGCGGAAGGTCGTCGGGTACGTGCATCGCCACATGGCGCAGAGGCCCGAGGGGGACGTGACGGACACAGACTGGCGGTTCAGTCTCATGAACTGGGGACGGGATCCGACGGGGTGA
- a CDS encoding DUF2945 domain-containing protein: MSAKEWKVGDHVAWDHAQGTSEGRIVRIAKEPGTIEDFRYVASEDDPRYIVESGSTGARAAHKGEELREAD, encoded by the coding sequence ATGAGCGCCAAGGAATGGAAAGTCGGCGACCACGTGGCGTGGGACCACGCCCAGGGCACGAGCGAGGGCCGCATCGTGCGCATCGCGAAGGAGCCGGGAACGATCGAGGATTTCCGGTACGTCGCGAGCGAGGACGACCCCCGCTACATCGTGGAGAGCGGATCGACGGGCGCGCGCGCGGCGCACAAGGGCGAGGAGCTCCGGGAGGCCGACTGA